Proteins found in one Neodiprion lecontei isolate iyNeoLeco1 chromosome 6, iyNeoLeco1.1, whole genome shotgun sequence genomic segment:
- the LOC107219553 gene encoding keratin, type I cytoskeletal 9, whose translation MNRFLGFLLLVSYACAKPATYDEYLALEDDTASVGSIRRDVRAPLPPGFAIEVADLLSAGTEARKSREAKGAAEPKKTAMKNASGKSDEGGYYKSYGSDAEGEKGYLKQTYSKGDHGYKTLDTFHKQDGDNYGFEKHTAFGKAKGAKEGGEHGESGSYKSAEGSDGDDHEGAGTIVDAHYAPYEGEHYSEGEHVSSEGGDGGHYTEGGDAGHYTSGGQGGSGSYSSGGGDAGHYSTGGGAEGSYGTHGSYSSADDSGDHQGYVDGGSQYEGDHY comes from the exons ATGAATCGTTTTCTTGGCTTTCTACTATTAGTGAGCTACGCATGTGCCAAGCCGGCGACCTACGACGAGTACCTCGCCCTCGAAGATGACACCGCTTCCGTCGGCTCTATCCGTCGTGACGTGCGAGCTCCTCTGCCTCCAGGATTTGCCATCGAAGTAGCGGACCTCCTCAGCGCTGGAACTGAGGCCAGGAAATCGCGAGAGGCAAAAGGCGCCGCGGAGCCTAAGAAGACTGCGATGAAAAACGCATCGG GAAAATCTGACGAGGGTGGATACTACAAGAGTTATGGCAGCGATGCCGAGGGTGAAAAGGGCTACCTCAAGCAGACCTACAGCAAAGGTGATCACGGCTACAAGACCCTCGACACCTTCCACAAGCAGGACGGCGACAACTACGGCTTCGAGAAGCACACCGCGTTCGGAAAGGCCAAAGGAGCCAAGGAGGGTGGAGAACACGGAGAGAGCGGATCCTACAAGAGCGCCGAAGGCAGCGACGGCGACGACCACGAGGGAGCGG GAACCATCGTGGACGCTCATTACGCTCCGTACGAAGGCGAACACTACAGCGAGGGTGAACATGTGTCGTCCGAGGGGGGGGATGGGGGGCATTATACGGAAGGAGGGGACGCCGGGCACTACACAAGCGGAGGACAGGGCGGCTCGGGAAGTTACTCAAGCGGGGGTGGAGACGCGGGGCATTATTCCACCGGCGGCGGGGCTGAGGGCTCATACGGAACGCACGGCTCCTACTCGAGCGCGGATGACTCTGGGGATCATCAGGGTTACGTAGACGGCGGCTCTCAGTACGAGGGTGATCACTACTAG